Proteins encoded in a region of the Gammaproteobacteria bacterium genome:
- a CDS encoding serine hydrolase domain-containing protein, with translation MSRFLLHGKDYGRAGTIDDQAGKHNLRFMKFGSLSSGVALLATLLFFLSATLNAQQEPYQLYLEDSVTDAEQRPDLDGFLLWLSQQIAEQNLPGAAVALVSRERTLDIQTWGERSADDHLPITEQSLFRIASVSKTFAGTVASLVVGANPQAWEAPITDVLPQLQIGTGSASRAITLRNIVSHTTGLMPHAYSNMLDAGVVYESILEKFHEIPTVCPPGRCYGYQNVVFSLIADVVEIATLKSYEEYLSEELFRPLGMEHASTGLESFVGSSDATTPHRLVRGTWRSTTHNPAYYSVTPAAGINASVVDMAIWARANLGGFPAVLSESFLRQQHEPVVETPRGNYFNRWPGLEKAYYALGWRVFDYRGLRIVHHGGGVRGFRSEVALVPERDLGLVVLFNAETKLANDVVPAFLDSLLK, from the coding sequence TTGAGCCGCTTTTTATTGCACGGCAAAGACTATGGCCGTGCAGGGACCATCGACGATCAAGCGGGTAAGCACAACTTGAGGTTTATGAAATTCGGATCGCTATCGTCGGGAGTCGCGCTGCTGGCCACCTTGCTGTTTTTTTTATCAGCAACGCTTAATGCGCAGCAGGAGCCCTACCAGCTTTACCTCGAAGACTCCGTTACCGATGCTGAACAGCGACCGGACCTGGATGGATTTCTGCTGTGGCTGAGTCAACAGATTGCCGAGCAGAATCTACCAGGAGCTGCCGTGGCCCTGGTATCCAGGGAGCGGACGCTTGACATTCAGACCTGGGGCGAGCGCAGTGCCGACGATCATCTGCCTATTACTGAACAGTCCCTGTTCCGGATTGCGTCAGTATCCAAAACCTTTGCCGGCACAGTGGCATCCCTGGTCGTCGGCGCGAACCCGCAGGCCTGGGAGGCGCCGATTACGGACGTGCTCCCACAGTTGCAGATTGGTACCGGAAGTGCCTCCCGCGCTATCACGTTAAGAAACATTGTAAGCCATACCACCGGCCTGATGCCCCATGCCTATTCGAACATGCTGGATGCTGGCGTAGTCTATGAAAGCATCCTGGAAAAATTTCACGAAATTCCCACTGTGTGTCCGCCAGGTCGGTGCTATGGTTATCAGAACGTAGTGTTTTCTCTTATTGCTGACGTCGTAGAGATAGCGACCTTGAAAAGCTATGAAGAGTACCTCAGCGAGGAGCTCTTCAGACCCCTGGGTATGGAACATGCGTCTACTGGCCTGGAAAGTTTCGTCGGCAGTTCCGATGCCACCACACCGCATCGACTGGTGCGCGGCACCTGGCGGAGCACAACCCACAATCCGGCCTACTACAGCGTTACACCGGCGGCGGGAATCAACGCCAGTGTGGTGGACATGGCAATCTGGGCTCGTGCCAATCTGGGTGGATTTCCCGCTGTATTGTCCGAGTCATTCCTGCGACAGCAGCACGAGCCGGTGGTGGAGACGCCGCGCGGCAATTATTTCAATCGCTGGCCGGGGCTGGAGAAAGCCTATTATGCACTTGGTTGGCGGGTCTTCGATTACCGGGGGCTGCGCATCGTGCATCACGGTGGCGGTGTGAGGGGCTTTCGTTCAGAGGTGGCACTGGTGCCGGAACGAGATCTCGGGCTGGTGGTACTGTTCAATGCCGAAACCAAATTGGCCAATGATGTAGTGCCGGCGTTCCTGGATTCGCTTTTAAAATAA
- the nfsA gene encoding oxygen-insensitive NADPH nitroreductase yields MSSVIELLKSHRSIRKFTSQPIEETLFRQLIEAGQAAATSSFLQGSTVIRVRESAARSQLARLAGNQPYVESAAEFLVFCADLKRAGNYCHQYGKPFEGDYTEHFIIATVDASLMAQSLVTAAESVGLGICYIGGIRNNPREVSDLLQLPRGVYPVFGLCLGYPDQNPEVKPRLPQSVIVKEDVYNEVGDAEAIADYDETVREYYRTRTGGGHGISWSEQVATLLSEKSRPHMKAFLAEQGFEFR; encoded by the coding sequence ATGAGCTCGGTAATAGAATTGTTGAAGTCCCATCGCAGCATTCGAAAGTTTACGTCGCAGCCGATCGAGGAAACTCTTTTTCGGCAATTAATTGAAGCCGGGCAGGCTGCCGCCACATCCAGCTTTTTGCAGGGCAGCACGGTAATCCGGGTGCGAGAATCTGCAGCGCGGTCACAGCTGGCCCGCCTGGCGGGCAACCAGCCTTATGTGGAATCAGCGGCCGAGTTCCTGGTTTTTTGTGCCGACCTGAAACGGGCAGGTAACTACTGCCATCAATACGGTAAACCCTTTGAGGGCGACTATACCGAACATTTCATAATTGCGACTGTGGATGCGTCCCTGATGGCACAAAGCCTGGTGACGGCGGCCGAATCGGTAGGGCTGGGAATCTGCTATATCGGTGGTATCAGGAATAACCCTCGAGAAGTCAGCGATCTGCTGCAACTACCCCGCGGCGTCTATCCCGTATTCGGTCTGTGTCTCGGCTATCCCGATCAGAATCCTGAGGTAAAACCGCGCCTGCCGCAGTCGGTGATCGTGAAAGAAGATGTTTATAACGAGGTCGGAGATGCTGAAGCAATAGCTGATTATGACGAGACGGTACGGGAGTACTATCGGACCCGCACTGGCGGTGGTCATGGTATAAGCTGGAGCGAGCAGGTCGCGACCCTGTTGTCTGAAAAGTCACGACCGCATATGAAAGCATTTCTTGCCGAACAGGGTTTTGAGTTCCGTTAA
- a CDS encoding thioesterase family protein has protein sequence MQDRDLPEILKQLRNHPEHRTSFSATWTQGRSAFGGLSTAIAVCGITKLLPEPQPIRSLMVSFIGPIPPGEVVVVPRVQRQGKNVTQLAADLLSNGELCLQIMAVFGNSRNSLTVPAAPAFNPEPRDLQRGFQRNTTAPPFLRYFEGAWTGGGIPFSGEKDHRLGIWARHRSDMRDFPIEKIIALADIPPPVILSHYTEPGVPASSLTWSLEFVKEPESISDDWFYLDYQIDHAAHGYTQQSGKLFTEQGDLCALSRQCMVYFDQRVHKPA, from the coding sequence ATGCAGGACAGAGACTTACCTGAAATATTGAAACAACTGAGGAATCATCCCGAGCACCGGACATCATTTTCGGCGACCTGGACTCAGGGTCGCTCTGCATTTGGAGGCTTAAGCACCGCCATAGCTGTCTGCGGAATCACTAAATTACTCCCGGAGCCGCAGCCTATCCGGTCGCTGATGGTGTCTTTTATCGGCCCGATCCCACCTGGTGAGGTGGTCGTGGTACCCAGGGTCCAGCGTCAAGGTAAAAATGTCACGCAACTGGCCGCCGACTTGTTGTCCAATGGCGAGTTATGCCTGCAGATCATGGCAGTATTTGGAAACTCGCGAAACTCCCTGACAGTGCCTGCGGCACCGGCCTTCAATCCAGAACCGCGGGACCTGCAGCGGGGGTTCCAGCGTAATACCACTGCCCCGCCTTTTCTGCGCTATTTTGAGGGTGCATGGACCGGTGGCGGCATTCCATTCAGTGGTGAAAAAGACCATCGACTGGGAATCTGGGCCCGACACCGCAGCGACATGAGAGATTTTCCTATCGAGAAAATCATCGCCCTGGCGGATATTCCCCCTCCGGTAATCCTCTCTCACTACACGGAGCCCGGGGTGCCGGCAAGTTCGCTCACCTGGTCTCTGGAGTTTGTCAAAGAACCGGAGTCAATCAGCGACGACTGGTTCTATCTTGACTACCAGATAGATCATGCCGCGCACGGCTATACCCAGCAGTCCGGGAAATTGTTCACGGAACAAGGAGATCTCTGCGCCCTGTCCCGCCAATGCATGGTTTACTTCGACCAGCGGGTCCACAAACCAGCCTGA
- a CDS encoding copper resistance protein CopC encodes MSRRRGGIFLPTIVLLACLSLGMTTADAQHQGHDGPQFGVSATIAGIVAETVPLNDAVLVNSPTAVQLQFDQPVELVKLVIYDNQRDWVDIGFRYRPGPGTQYAWPVPALQQADYYSVSWAILDARDRLVKGSFSFAFGPGAETPSLVMAREMMHAEHQGMPDLNGLQPEPGGIRFSDAPDPNFEPPFAPVLGQPR; translated from the coding sequence ATGTCCCGGCGCAGAGGTGGAATTTTCCTGCCGACCATTGTGTTACTCGCCTGCCTGTCGTTGGGTATGACAACGGCCGATGCGCAGCATCAGGGCCATGACGGGCCTCAATTCGGAGTGAGCGCCACGATTGCCGGTATTGTAGCAGAAACGGTACCCCTGAATGATGCGGTGCTGGTCAACTCGCCAACTGCGGTGCAGTTACAATTCGATCAGCCCGTGGAACTTGTCAAGCTGGTGATTTATGACAACCAGCGTGATTGGGTGGATATCGGATTCCGCTACCGGCCCGGTCCTGGAACCCAATACGCCTGGCCAGTGCCCGCACTGCAACAGGCCGATTACTACTCGGTCAGTTGGGCGATTCTGGATGCCCGTGACCGTCTGGTAAAAGGCAGCTTCAGTTTTGCCTTCGGTCCGGGCGCGGAAACCCCTTCGCTGGTGATGGCCCGTGAAATGATGCACGCGGAGCATCAGGGCATGCCCGATCTGAATGGTCTGCAGCCCGAGCCCGGAGGTATCCGGTTCAGCGACGCCCCCGATCCTAACTTTGAGCCACCCTTTGCCCCGGTATTGGGGCAGCCTCGCTAG
- a CDS encoding SURF1 family protein, protein MASSRIWSLGPLQIRINWLILACVLFAVFGLLRLGLWQLGRAGEKLAAQEVFEQQQLLTARPIEEIELEAQNPAELRNLHVALQGEYVNQRAILVTAQFFEGQIGYEVVTPFQLENSSRLVLVSRGWTSGILPPNTPPNLRPVEGPVQLKAQIYVPAPDERILPSQIDAGSWPLRVRSIEMDVLESIFGEPLFPYLVRLTEEQPGMLVRHWPETNVDIDTHLSYALQWFTFAVMIAIAALFASSNLLALMRDPETKDFQ, encoded by the coding sequence ATGGCTTCCTCGCGTATCTGGTCTCTGGGACCGCTGCAAATTCGTATCAACTGGCTCATACTGGCCTGCGTGCTTTTCGCCGTATTCGGTCTGCTAAGGCTCGGGCTCTGGCAATTAGGTCGGGCTGGAGAGAAACTGGCGGCACAGGAAGTCTTTGAGCAGCAGCAACTTTTGACTGCCCGCCCGATTGAAGAGATCGAACTAGAGGCTCAGAACCCCGCGGAGTTGCGTAACCTCCATGTGGCTCTGCAGGGAGAGTATGTGAATCAGCGGGCCATCCTGGTGACGGCACAGTTCTTCGAAGGCCAGATCGGCTATGAGGTGGTGACACCCTTTCAACTTGAAAATTCCAGCCGCCTGGTGCTGGTAAGCCGCGGCTGGACCAGCGGCATCCTGCCCCCTAACACGCCCCCGAACCTGCGTCCCGTGGAGGGACCGGTGCAACTGAAAGCACAGATTTACGTGCCTGCTCCCGATGAACGCATTCTCCCCAGTCAGATCGACGCCGGCAGCTGGCCCCTGCGTGTTCGAAGCATCGAAATGGATGTCCTGGAGAGTATCTTTGGTGAGCCACTATTCCCCTATCTCGTGCGCTTGACGGAAGAACAACCCGGCATGCTGGTGCGGCACTGGCCGGAAACCAATGTGGACATCGATACGCATCTTTCCTACGCCCTGCAATGGTTCACCTTCGCTGTGATGATCGCTATTGCAGCGTTATTTGCCAGCAGCAACCTGCTTGCCCTGATGCGCGACCCGGAAACAAAAGATTTCCAGTAA
- a CDS encoding VCBS repeat-containing protein: protein MAHPWLTHASLITLLISLGQTALAQTQPVGESPSSARAADGRYIRWREHIIDDPQRAGFLLSGSDGLVMADLDKDGYEDIVSVHEFDSSYDSASYQPGFVAPADGHVRIAFGSADPDQWFNITVAEGSDAPAPEDADIADLNGDGYPDILVAAELSHLIYLQNPGVNARSAPWPRLILPMTKGRGSYIRVFLADFDGDGRPEASAPNKGAQIPGPDDFAVSNPVSIFKVSGDPLLGENWQEVILGYFSVPQNAEPVDLDSDGDIDIVVGSRGEARLVFFENLGTGGLDFREHAIGINGGSMAGFNLEYADLSGDGKLDIIGRSRRDLAWIEQPSRPGDAWNAHFIGSFQSDTVTGLEVADIDNDGDLDIIAGSYSEGDRENDSSIDVNGALGRLGWFENPGNARGDWRRHDISRRKRGMFDKFIARDADGDGDVDFFGTRGNSAPYDGVFWLEQIRTPEAAPVFIPARADESREMPLPQQ from the coding sequence TTGGCACACCCTTGGCTTACCCACGCTTCTCTCATAACATTACTGATCAGCCTTGGTCAGACAGCCCTGGCTCAAACGCAACCGGTAGGCGAATCCCCCTCCAGCGCCAGGGCAGCGGACGGCCGATACATTCGCTGGCGAGAACATATCATCGATGATCCGCAACGAGCCGGATTTCTGCTCAGCGGCAGCGATGGCCTGGTCATGGCCGACCTGGACAAGGATGGCTATGAAGACATTGTCTCGGTACACGAGTTCGACTCCAGTTATGATTCCGCCAGTTATCAGCCTGGATTTGTCGCGCCCGCGGATGGCCATGTTCGAATAGCCTTCGGGTCCGCCGACCCGGACCAATGGTTCAATATCACCGTGGCAGAGGGCAGCGATGCCCCTGCTCCCGAAGACGCCGATATCGCCGACCTGAACGGTGACGGCTACCCGGACATCCTGGTCGCAGCGGAACTGTCCCATCTCATCTACCTGCAAAATCCGGGGGTGAATGCACGATCCGCGCCGTGGCCAAGGCTGATTCTGCCAATGACCAAGGGCCGCGGCTCCTACATCAGAGTCTTTCTCGCCGATTTTGATGGCGATGGCCGGCCTGAAGCCTCGGCCCCGAACAAGGGGGCCCAGATTCCGGGACCGGACGATTTTGCAGTTTCCAATCCCGTTTCCATTTTCAAGGTCAGCGGAGATCCACTGCTGGGCGAAAATTGGCAAGAGGTGATTCTGGGTTATTTCAGTGTTCCGCAGAACGCAGAACCAGTGGATCTCGATAGCGATGGCGACATCGACATCGTGGTAGGCAGTCGGGGCGAAGCACGACTGGTGTTCTTTGAAAATCTCGGCACTGGCGGGCTGGATTTTCGTGAACACGCCATCGGCATCAATGGCGGCAGCATGGCCGGCTTCAACCTCGAGTACGCGGACCTTAGCGGTGATGGAAAACTGGACATCATAGGCCGATCGCGACGCGATCTGGCCTGGATAGAACAACCCTCGCGTCCCGGTGATGCCTGGAATGCACATTTTATTGGCAGCTTTCAATCAGACACTGTGACCGGGCTGGAAGTGGCTGACATCGACAACGATGGCGACCTGGACATCATTGCAGGCAGCTACAGCGAGGGCGACAGAGAAAACGACAGCAGTATCGACGTGAACGGGGCGCTGGGTCGGTTGGGGTGGTTTGAAAATCCCGGCAATGCCCGCGGCGACTGGCGTCGCCACGACATCTCCAGACGTAAACGAGGCATGTTCGACAAGTTTATCGCCCGCGATGCAGACGGCGATGGCGACGTGGACTTTTTCGGCACCCGAGGCAACAGTGCACCCTATGACGGAGTCTTCTGGCTGGAACAGATTCGCACTCCCGAGGCGGCGCCGGTATTTATTCCCGCCAGGGCGGACGAAAGCCGGGAAATGCCCTTGCCACAGCAGTAA
- a CDS encoding DUF6644 family protein — protein MPDFFTGMANLLDGTFLQAGALWALSSIPGFPPIIQTVHILGIAVVMGSIVLLNLRILGLVLPSQSVTEMTSRVMPWLWWALASNFISGAFFVFGRPNRYFNNPVFAWKLGLLLPAIALALYFCLMHRKYAGYWEEPGRKWMARGIALLSLGLWILVVFAGRWIAYLEYLQYPLWTIEVFDAGPQQSWLVALENSSLSQIIAATNWFPLLETIHVVAITLVLGSILWVDLRLLGFATRRYPITLLSRELLPWTWGAFTVATVTGLGMFITRAASHMVNPAFQWKLFLLALAGLNMALFHGKVYRQLGEWNNAPRPPGKVRFFGASSLAIWSGVMLAGRWIGHIV, from the coding sequence ATGCCTGACTTCTTTACCGGCATGGCTAATTTGTTAGACGGCACCTTTCTCCAGGCGGGAGCCCTGTGGGCATTGAGCTCGATCCCCGGTTTCCCGCCGATTATCCAGACTGTGCATATCCTTGGCATTGCTGTTGTCATGGGATCGATAGTGCTGTTAAACCTCAGAATACTCGGCCTGGTTTTACCCTCCCAATCCGTTACCGAAATGACCAGCCGCGTCATGCCATGGCTGTGGTGGGCACTGGCCAGCAATTTTATCTCCGGTGCCTTCTTCGTTTTTGGCCGCCCCAATCGCTATTTCAATAACCCGGTGTTCGCCTGGAAACTGGGTTTGCTGCTTCCGGCTATCGCCCTGGCCTTGTATTTCTGTCTGATGCACAGAAAGTACGCCGGCTATTGGGAAGAACCTGGCAGAAAATGGATGGCCCGGGGCATTGCCCTGCTATCCCTTGGGTTGTGGATACTGGTTGTGTTCGCCGGACGCTGGATCGCCTACCTGGAGTACCTCCAATACCCGCTTTGGACTATCGAAGTTTTCGATGCCGGCCCCCAACAGTCCTGGCTGGTGGCACTGGAGAATTCATCCTTGTCTCAGATAATCGCCGCCACGAACTGGTTCCCCTTGCTGGAAACCATCCATGTTGTTGCCATAACCCTGGTACTGGGCTCGATACTCTGGGTTGATCTGCGTCTGCTGGGATTTGCCACCAGACGCTACCCGATCACCCTCCTGAGCAGGGAACTGCTTCCCTGGACCTGGGGCGCTTTTACGGTTGCCACCGTGACCGGACTGGGCATGTTTATCACCCGGGCTGCCTCGCACATGGTGAATCCGGCATTTCAGTGGAAGCTTTTTCTGTTGGCTCTGGCCGGCCTCAACATGGCGCTGTTTCACGGCAAGGTTTATCGCCAGCTGGGAGAGTGGAACAATGCTCCGAGGCCGCCCGGCAAAGTGCGATTTTTCGGCGCTTCGTCTCTGGCGATCTGGTCCGGCGTCATGCTGGCGGGTCGCTGGATCGGGCATATTGTTTAG
- the ilvD gene encoding dihydroxy-acid dehydratase: MSNKDPRKYSHLVVDGVEQAPSRAMLRAVGFTDEDFKKPQVGIASTWSMVTPCNMHINELAESVNAAVDAAKGKGVIYNTITISDGISMGTEGMKYSLVSREVIADSIETVSGCMGHDGIITIGGCDKNMPGCVMGMARLNRPSIFIYGGTIQPGKNHTDIISVFEAVGGHAKGTVSDIELKEIEETAIPGPGSCGGMYTANTMASAIEALGMSLPNSSAQDAISQEKLDDCQRAGEAIMYLIENDIKPSDIMTRPAFENAIKVVIALGGSTNAVLHLLAMAHTIGVELSLDDFSRIGKATPMVADLRPSGKYLMSELIKIGGIQPLMKTMLDRGMLDGSCLTVTGKTLAENLANVAPYPAGQDIIYPFEKPIKKDSHLVILKGNLAPGGAVAKITGKEGLQFTGAARVFHSEEECLKGILDGTVVAGDVIVIRYEGPKGGPGMREMLSPTSAIMGKGLGQEIALITDGRFSGGSHGFVVGHITPEAIEGGPIAIVENGDRITIDAERNEVALHLSDEEISDRLAQWQRPEPRYTRGVLAKYAKTVVPASEGAVTDKNL; encoded by the coding sequence ATGAGCAACAAAGACCCCAGAAAATATTCTCACCTCGTAGTTGACGGCGTGGAACAGGCACCAAGCCGAGCCATGCTGCGAGCCGTTGGATTTACTGACGAGGACTTTAAAAAACCTCAGGTAGGCATTGCATCCACCTGGAGTATGGTCACTCCCTGCAACATGCATATTAATGAACTTGCAGAGAGCGTAAATGCCGCCGTGGACGCAGCCAAAGGGAAAGGGGTCATCTACAACACGATAACCATTTCCGATGGTATTTCCATGGGCACCGAAGGCATGAAGTACTCCCTGGTTTCCCGGGAAGTGATAGCCGACTCCATCGAGACTGTCTCGGGCTGCATGGGTCACGATGGAATCATCACTATTGGTGGCTGCGACAAGAACATGCCCGGTTGCGTAATGGGTATGGCCCGACTCAACCGCCCATCCATCTTTATTTATGGGGGCACCATTCAGCCCGGCAAAAATCATACCGACATCATTTCTGTCTTCGAGGCCGTGGGTGGTCATGCCAAAGGCACTGTCTCTGACATCGAACTGAAGGAGATCGAAGAAACAGCCATTCCCGGGCCGGGTTCATGTGGCGGCATGTATACCGCCAACACCATGGCCTCGGCCATCGAGGCACTGGGCATGAGTCTGCCCAACAGTTCCGCGCAGGACGCCATATCTCAGGAAAAACTGGACGACTGCCAGAGGGCGGGCGAAGCCATCATGTACCTGATCGAAAACGACATCAAACCATCCGACATTATGACCCGCCCGGCCTTTGAAAATGCCATCAAAGTGGTAATAGCCCTCGGTGGGTCCACCAACGCAGTACTGCACCTGTTGGCGATGGCGCATACCATCGGTGTTGAACTCAGCCTGGATGATTTCTCCCGGATCGGCAAGGCTACGCCGATGGTGGCCGACCTGCGCCCCAGTGGTAAATACCTGATGTCCGAACTGATCAAAATTGGTGGTATCCAGCCTCTGATGAAGACCATGTTGGATCGCGGCATGCTGGACGGCAGCTGCCTCACTGTGACCGGCAAAACACTCGCTGAGAATCTTGCCAACGTAGCGCCCTATCCAGCAGGCCAGGATATTATTTATCCGTTCGAGAAGCCGATTAAAAAAGACAGCCATCTGGTCATTCTCAAGGGCAACCTGGCCCCTGGCGGGGCAGTGGCCAAGATCACCGGCAAGGAAGGCCTGCAATTCACTGGAGCAGCGCGGGTGTTTCATTCGGAAGAGGAATGCCTTAAGGGAATACTCGATGGGACAGTTGTTGCTGGCGATGTCATCGTGATTCGCTATGAAGGCCCGAAAGGTGGGCCAGGTATGCGAGAAATGTTGAGCCCCACTTCAGCGATTATGGGCAAGGGGCTCGGACAGGAAATAGCGCTGATCACCGATGGACGTTTTTCGGGCGGCAGCCACGGCTTTGTAGTCGGCCATATCACGCCGGAAGCTATCGAAGGCGGCCCCATTGCCATCGTGGAGAATGGAGACCGCATCACTATCGATGCAGAACGCAATGAAGTCGCCCTGCATTTGAGTGACGAGGAAATTTCCGACCGGCTGGCTCAGTGGCAACGCCCGGAGCCCCGCTATACGCGGGGCGTTCTGGCGAAGTATGCAAAGACGGTGGTGCCCGCTTCAGAAGGTGCTGTAACTGATAAAAATCTATAG
- a CDS encoding AlkA N-terminal domain-containing protein, protein MLSDAEVYELARQNRDPRFDGRFFVGVTTTGIYCRPVCPVRIPKRENVVLFPSAAAAAEAGFRPCLRCRPETSPGTPSWLGSSFTVSKALQIIGRESSHEGASAALAEKLGISTRQLCRLFRKHLGASPQAVIQTHRLQFAKQLLDETTLPVSEVCFAAGFGSVRRFNEVIKTTYGESPTRLRKRPRRRQQTTAGIEIQLHYRPPFDWQAMLDFFAMRAIPGVEQITDRSYQRSFVLDDMAGCFSLVFSLPGRSASLTVVFPDSARLLEIVERVRNMFDLRADSAWIDSELSADQQLAPIVARNPGLRVPGCWDGLEIAVRAIVGQQVSVKAAATLMRRLVERTGDKFTTAAEQTEGGIYRVFPDARRLAGADLSGLGITGSRIEAIQSLARSVANGQLSFDCAQDSENFRRLFCQLKGVGQWTADYVALRALRDPDAFPHGDLILRRALHLGSSPLSPGQLLERAEYWRPWRAYAVMLLWRNYQQSREPQAPA, encoded by the coding sequence GTGTTAAGTGATGCCGAAGTTTATGAACTCGCGCGTCAGAATCGCGATCCACGCTTCGATGGTCGTTTTTTTGTTGGTGTCACCACGACCGGGATTTACTGCCGTCCCGTATGCCCCGTGAGAATCCCCAAGCGGGAAAATGTGGTTCTGTTCCCATCTGCGGCTGCCGCCGCTGAGGCTGGATTCAGACCCTGCCTGCGATGTCGGCCGGAGACGTCTCCCGGTACCCCGTCCTGGCTGGGGTCGTCGTTCACCGTATCGAAGGCCTTGCAGATTATCGGACGGGAATCGTCGCACGAGGGGGCCAGTGCGGCACTGGCCGAGAAACTGGGGATCAGCACACGGCAGCTGTGCAGACTGTTCAGGAAACACCTTGGGGCGTCCCCGCAGGCCGTCATACAGACACACCGGCTGCAGTTTGCCAAACAACTGCTTGATGAGACAACACTTCCTGTCTCGGAGGTGTGTTTTGCGGCCGGGTTCGGCAGTGTCAGGCGCTTTAACGAAGTCATAAAAACAACCTATGGAGAGTCTCCCACCCGGTTACGGAAGCGACCCCGCAGGAGGCAGCAAACAACTGCGGGTATCGAGATCCAGCTGCATTACCGTCCGCCCTTCGACTGGCAAGCGATGCTTGATTTCTTCGCCATGCGAGCAATCCCTGGTGTCGAACAGATTACCGACAGGAGTTACCAGCGCTCTTTTGTGCTTGATGACATGGCTGGCTGTTTTTCCCTGGTTTTTTCCCTGCCGGGGAGGTCTGCGTCGTTGACTGTGGTTTTTCCCGACTCCGCTCGACTGCTGGAGATTGTTGAGCGTGTTCGCAATATGTTCGACCTGAGAGCCGACAGCGCCTGGATCGATAGTGAGTTGAGTGCTGATCAGCAGCTGGCTCCGATTGTTGCAAGAAACCCGGGGCTGCGGGTGCCAGGGTGCTGGGACGGACTGGAAATCGCGGTGCGGGCGATCGTCGGTCAGCAGGTGTCAGTAAAAGCAGCAGCCACGCTGATGCGGCGCCTTGTGGAACGGACCGGCGACAAATTCACCACCGCGGCTGAGCAGACTGAGGGAGGTATCTATCGGGTGTTTCCTGACGCTCGTCGGCTGGCAGGGGCTGACTTGTCGGGACTTGGTATTACCGGCAGCCGTATCGAAGCAATTCAGTCGCTCGCCCGGTCGGTAGCCAACGGTCAGTTAAGTTTCGATTGCGCTCAGGATAGCGAGAATTTCAGGCGTCTTTTCTGCCAGCTGAAGGGGGTGGGTCAATGGACAGCTGACTATGTTGCCTTGCGCGCCTTGAGAGACCCGGACGCCTTTCCTCATGGGGATTTGATCCTGCGTCGGGCCTTGCATCTCGGGTCCTCACCGCTTTCCCCCGGCCAACTGCTGGAAAGAGCCGAATACTGGCGCCCCTGGCGCGCTTACGCGGTAATGTTGTTGTGGCGGAATTATCAACAATCGAGGGAACCCCAGGCACCGGCCTGA
- a CDS encoding methylated-DNA--[protein]-cysteine S-methyltransferase translates to MQVLFYDYIETPIGSLMLAGDGANLVELGFPAGKGARRHHPGWVFKPEIFAAARGQLVEYFAGQRRVFTIPIAPQGTEFQLRVWGALVSIPYGETLSYGELARQIGKPSASRAVGAANGRNPIPIIIPCHRVIGASGRLVGFGGGLGVKQKLLALEQEAIAPTLFEQD, encoded by the coding sequence ATGCAGGTACTGTTTTACGATTACATAGAAACGCCCATTGGCAGTCTGATGCTGGCGGGGGACGGAGCTAATCTGGTAGAGCTGGGCTTTCCAGCGGGCAAAGGGGCACGTCGCCATCACCCGGGGTGGGTTTTCAAACCCGAAATATTTGCCGCGGCTCGCGGGCAGCTGGTGGAATACTTCGCCGGTCAGCGTCGAGTTTTTACAATACCAATTGCCCCGCAGGGCACGGAATTTCAGTTGCGGGTCTGGGGCGCGCTGGTTTCCATCCCCTATGGCGAAACCCTGAGCTATGGCGAACTTGCGCGACAAATTGGAAAGCCCAGTGCCAGTCGGGCAGTCGGGGCAGCCAATGGAAGAAACCCGATCCCGATCATCATACCCTGCCACCGGGTGATCGGTGCGAGCGGGAGGCTGGTAGGTTTTGGTGGTGGGCTGGGCGTCAAGCAGAAGTTGTTGGCGCTTGAGCAGGAGGCTATCGCTCCAACTCTTTTCGAACAGGATTGA